One window of the Alphaproteobacteria bacterium genome contains the following:
- the ybeY gene encoding rRNA maturation RNase YbeY: MKSATKPATDIDSPVAIRIDDAAWRDTVPDLEGCCRRCLDATFEATGSPSAQVSLLFTDDAAMRDLNGTYRGRETATNVLSFPADQASLPPGHPRFLGDIALGLGTVVAEAAAQGKTPPAHTHHLIVHGALHLLGHDHVEDNDARIMEELERMILETLGYADPYATSADVQ; the protein is encoded by the coding sequence ATGAAAAGCGCGACAAAACCGGCGACTGACATCGACTCGCCCGTTGCCATTCGAATCGACGACGCGGCCTGGCGCGATACCGTGCCGGACCTTGAGGGGTGCTGCCGGCGCTGTCTCGACGCAACCTTCGAGGCGACCGGATCGCCGTCGGCGCAGGTTAGTTTGCTGTTCACCGACGATGCGGCGATGCGCGATCTGAACGGCACCTACCGCGGCCGAGAAACGGCAACCAACGTGCTGTCCTTTCCGGCCGATCAGGCCAGCCTACCACCGGGCCACCCGCGATTCTTGGGGGACATCGCGCTCGGCCTCGGGACGGTGGTGGCCGAAGCCGCCGCGCAAGGCAAAACACCGCCGGCTCACACCCATCACCTGATCGTGCACGGCGCCCTTCATCTGCTCGGGCACGATCACGTCGAGGACAACGACGCCCGCATCATGGAAGAATTGGAACGGATGATTCTCGAAACCCTCGGCTATGCCGACCCCTACGCGACATCGGCGGACGTACAATGA
- the lnt gene encoding apolipoprotein N-acyltransferase: protein MTRFAAAIAARTGLRRYGLAVLLGVLASGSLAPLNLLPLLILAFTGLVWLLDGANSARVAFATGWAFGFGFFVAGLHWIVFPLLVDAASFAWMIPFAVILLPGGLALFVGAATWAAVALAWSGAGRILALAIAWTLAEWVRGHLFTGFPWNLIGYVWIDSTAIVQTAGLIGVYGLSFATVFAAAAPAALVRRQDTGAVAAVLPAAAAAVTFVVAALYGAVLAAPKPIASDGLRLRIVQANIAQKLKWAPGERETNLLHHVQLSRSPGVETRDLIVWPETASTFTVGPGAAVTEVIARAAPESAYVLTGAPRVEGTGDTFRAFNGLVAVDARAQVRATYDKHHLVPFGEYLPLRALLGRLGVDRLVQGSSVDFSAGPGSRTVRLDGVPGFSPLICYEAIFPGGVVDRRDRPAWLLNVTNDAWFGPAAGPAQHFAMARMRAVEQGLPLVRAANTGISAVVDSFGLVQQRLDVGVRGVIDADLPGARPPTLYARFGDLIVFTLLALAGLSLAARRWRA, encoded by the coding sequence ATGACGCGCTTCGCGGCGGCGATCGCCGCGCGCACGGGCCTGCGGCGCTATGGGCTCGCGGTCCTGCTGGGGGTGTTGGCGTCCGGTAGCTTGGCGCCGCTCAATCTATTGCCGTTGTTGATCCTGGCCTTCACTGGTTTGGTTTGGTTGTTGGACGGGGCCAATAGCGCGCGGGTTGCCTTCGCCACCGGGTGGGCCTTCGGGTTCGGTTTCTTCGTCGCCGGATTGCACTGGATCGTTTTTCCTCTGTTGGTCGACGCGGCCAGCTTCGCCTGGATGATTCCCTTCGCGGTGATCCTGCTGCCGGGCGGTTTGGCGTTGTTCGTGGGCGCGGCGACCTGGGCGGCGGTGGCCCTTGCCTGGAGCGGCGCGGGTCGGATCTTGGCCCTTGCGATCGCCTGGACCCTGGCCGAATGGGTCCGCGGGCATCTCTTCACCGGCTTTCCCTGGAACCTGATCGGCTACGTCTGGATCGACAGTACCGCCATCGTTCAAACCGCGGGTCTGATCGGCGTTTACGGACTGTCTTTTGCGACGGTCTTTGCTGCGGCCGCTCCTGCCGCGCTGGTCCGCCGCCAGGACACCGGCGCCGTCGCGGCGGTGCTGCCGGCCGCGGCGGCGGCCGTGACGTTCGTGGTGGCGGCGCTCTACGGCGCGGTGCTGGCCGCACCTAAACCGATTGCGAGCGATGGGCTGCGGCTGCGGATCGTCCAGGCCAATATTGCGCAGAAACTGAAATGGGCGCCGGGCGAGCGCGAAACCAACCTGCTGCACCACGTGCAACTCAGCCGCAGTCCGGGTGTCGAAACCCGCGACCTTATCGTGTGGCCCGAGACCGCCTCGACCTTCACGGTCGGCCCCGGCGCGGCGGTCACCGAGGTGATCGCGCGGGCGGCGCCCGAATCGGCCTATGTGCTGACCGGTGCGCCGCGTGTCGAGGGGACCGGGGATACCTTTCGCGCCTTCAACGGTCTCGTCGCGGTCGACGCCCGGGCGCAGGTGCGGGCCACCTACGACAAACATCATCTGGTGCCGTTCGGCGAGTACCTGCCGTTGCGGGCGCTGCTCGGGCGTCTCGGCGTCGATCGCTTGGTCCAAGGCTCTTCGGTGGACTTTTCGGCCGGACCCGGCAGCCGGACGGTGCGGCTTGACGGTGTCCCCGGCTTCAGCCCGCTAATTTGTTATGAGGCGATCTTTCCCGGCGGCGTCGTCGACCGGCGCGACCGGCCCGCATGGCTCCTGAACGTCACCAACGATGCCTGGTTCGGACCGGCCGCAGGGCCGGCGCAACACTTCGCGATGGCGCGCATGCGGGCGGTCGAACAGGGTCTCCCCTTGGTGCGCGCGGCGAATACCGGGATTTCCGCGGTGGTAGATTCATTCGGCCTGGTGCAACAGCGGCTCGATGTCGGGGTGCGCGGAGTGATCGATGCCGACCTGCCGGGTGCCCGCCCACCGACGCTCTACGCGCGGTTCGGCGATTTGATTGTCTTTACGCTGCTCGCGCTCGCGGGTTTGTCCCTCGCCGCGCGCCGCTGGCGCGCTTAG
- a CDS encoding hemolysin family protein, with product MSDDTPQQSPEAAPPDSALVRSLRGLFRSIGIGRSGDASLQDDLRDLIEQHPDGAQMDTEERALLLNLVKFGDLRVGDVMIPRADIVGLDLRSTIDEVVDVFQREFHSRIPIYREGLDHVIGMVHIKDLLKYWGKSDDFRLEDIVREVMFVPPSMPVADLLLNMRTRRIHMALVIDEYGGTDGLVTIEDLVEAIVGDIEDEHDEDEIDLIVEVSEGVLEVDGRADSVAVEEKLLVDLLPAELDEEVETIAGVVASLAGRVPQRGEVISHPHGVEFEVLQADARRIKRLRITKVAAGTAAANEIPPSR from the coding sequence ATGAGCGACGATACACCCCAACAAAGCCCCGAAGCCGCGCCGCCCGACTCGGCCCTGGTCCGGTCGTTACGCGGGTTGTTCCGCTCCATCGGGATCGGGCGCAGTGGCGACGCGTCGTTGCAGGACGATTTGCGCGACCTCATCGAACAGCACCCCGACGGCGCGCAGATGGACACCGAAGAACGGGCGCTTCTGCTAAATTTGGTCAAGTTCGGCGACCTGAGGGTCGGCGACGTGATGATCCCGCGGGCCGACATCGTCGGCCTGGACTTGCGCTCGACGATCGATGAAGTGGTCGATGTCTTCCAGCGCGAATTCCATTCGCGCATTCCGATCTACCGCGAGGGCCTCGATCATGTGATCGGCATGGTGCATATCAAGGATCTGCTCAAATACTGGGGCAAGAGCGACGACTTCCGGCTTGAGGACATCGTCCGCGAGGTGATGTTCGTGCCGCCCTCGATGCCGGTCGCCGACCTGTTGCTCAACATGCGCACCCGCCGGATCCATATGGCGCTGGTGATCGACGAGTATGGCGGCACGGATGGTTTGGTCACGATCGAAGATTTGGTGGAAGCGATCGTTGGCGACATTGAAGACGAGCATGACGAAGACGAAATCGATCTCATCGTCGAGGTTTCGGAGGGTGTGCTGGAAGTCGACGGCCGCGCCGATTCGGTTGCCGTCGAGGAAAAACTCCTCGTCGATCTGCTGCCGGCGGAACTCGACGAAGAGGTCGAAACCATCGCCGGTGTCGTCGCCTCGCTCGCGGGCCGGGTGCCGCAACGCGGCGAAGTGATCTCCCATCCCCACGGCGTCGAGTTCGAAGTCCTTCAAGCCGACGCCCGTCGCATCAAACGGCTGCGCATTACCAAGGTGGCGGCCGGGACGGCGGCGGCGAACGAGATCCCCCCCTCGCGATGA
- a CDS encoding helix-turn-helix transcriptional regulator — MPPRAKSDTGRPDPVDAHVGSRVRLRRTLLGMSQEKLGNAVGLTFQQIQKYERGLNRIGSSRLYQFCKVLDVPVSFFFDEMPGDMGTQPSLAGQVEQAAHDENMSRRETLELVRAYYRIDDRNTRKRVYELVKAIGASGTEGDDRA; from the coding sequence GTGCCCCCAAGAGCCAAATCCGACACCGGTAGACCAGACCCCGTCGATGCCCATGTCGGCAGCCGGGTTCGTTTGCGCCGCACGCTGCTGGGCATGAGCCAGGAAAAGCTCGGCAACGCCGTCGGCCTGACGTTTCAGCAGATCCAGAAATATGAGCGCGGCCTAAACCGCATCGGCTCCAGCCGACTCTACCAGTTCTGCAAGGTGCTGGATGTCCCGGTCTCGTTTTTCTTCGACGAAATGCCGGGCGACATGGGGACCCAACCCTCCTTGGCGGGCCAGGTCGAGCAGGCGGCCCACGACGAGAACATGTCGCGACGCGAAACCCTCGAATTGGTTCGGGCCTACTACCGGATCGACGATCGCAATACCCGCAAGAGGGTCTACGAACTGGTCAAGGCGATCGGTGCGAGCGGCACCGAAGGGGACGACCGGGCGTAG